The Cuculus canorus isolate bCucCan1 unplaced genomic scaffold, bCucCan1.pri scaffold_73_arrow_ctg1, whole genome shotgun sequence genome has a segment encoding these proteins:
- the LOC128850787 gene encoding olfactory receptor 14J1-like produces the protein MSNSSSITQFLLLAFADTRELQLLHFWLFLGIYLAALLGNGLIITTIACDHHLHTPMYFFLLNLALLDLGSISTTVPKSMANSLWNTRAIAYIGCAFQVFLFLFFISSEYSLLTIMSYDRYVAICKPLHYGTLLGSRACVHMAAAAWGAGFLNALLHMANTFSLPLCQGNAVEQFFCEIPHILKLSCSHSYLREAGYSIFAVCLSFGCFVFIVVSYVQIFRAVLRIPSEQGRQKTFSTCLPHLAVVSLFISTAGFAYLKPHSISSPSLDLVVSVLYSVVPPALNPLIYSLRNQQLKDAVWKLISGWVSEAINCSSCSAYPFS, from the coding sequence atgtccaacagcagctccatcacccagttcctcctcctggcattcgcagacacacgggagctgcagctcttgcacttctggctcttcctgggcatctacctggctgccctcctgggaaacggcctcatcatcaccaccatcgcctgtgaccaccacctccacacccccatgtacttcttcctcctcaacctcgCCCTGCttgacctgggatccatctccaccactgtccccaaatccatggcaaATTCTCTATGGAACACCAGGGCCATCGCCTACATAGGATGTGCTTTTcaagtttttctctttctgtttttcatttcatcagaatattctcttctcaccatcatgtcctatgaccgctacgttgccatctgcaaacccctgcactacgggaccctcctgggcagcagagcttgtgtccacatggcagcagctgcctggggcgctgggtttctcaatgctctgctgcacatggccaatacattttccctgcccctctgccagggcaatgctgtggaacagttcttctgtgaaatcccccacatcctcaagctctcctgctcacactcctacCTCAGGGAAGCTGGATATAGTATCTTTGCTGTCTGTTTaagttttgggtgttttgttttcattgtggtgtcctatgtacagatcttcagggctgtgctgaggatcccctctgagcagggacggcaGAAAACtttttccacgtgcctccctcacctggccgtggtctccctATTTATCAGCACTGCAGGgtttgcctacctgaagccccactccatctcctctccatccctggaccTTGTGGTGTCAGTTCTATACTCAGTTGTGCCTCCAGCAttgaaccccctcatctacagcttgaggaaccagcagctcaaggatgcagtgtggaaactgatatCTGGATGGGTCTCTGAAGCAATAAATTGCTCATCATGCTCTGCATACCCGTTTTCATGA